In Mus caroli chromosome 9, CAROLI_EIJ_v1.1, whole genome shotgun sequence, a single window of DNA contains:
- the Tagln gene encoding transgelin, with amino-acid sequence MANKGPSYGMSREVQSKIEKKYDEELEERLVEWIVVQCGPDVGRPDRGRLGFQVWLKNGVILSKLVNSLYPEGSKPVKVPENPPSMVFKQMEQVAQFLKAAEDYGVIKTDMFQTVDLFEGKDMAAVQRTLMALGSLAVTKNDGNYRGDPNWFMKKAQEHKRDFTDSQLQEGKHVIGLQMGSNRGASQAGMTGYGRPRQIIS; translated from the exons ATGGCCAACAAGGGTCCATCCTATGGCATGAGCCGAGAAGTGCAGTCCAAAATTGAGAAGAAGTATGACGAGGAGCTGGAGGAGCGACTAGTGGAGTGGATTGTAGTGCAGTGTGGCCCTGATGTAGGCCGCCCAGATCGTGGGCGCCTGGGCTTCCAGGTGTGGCTGAAGAATGGTGTG ATTCTGAGCAAATTGGTGAACAGCCTGTATCCTGAGGGATCGAAGCCAGTGAAGGTGCCTGAGAACCCACCCTCCATGGTCTTTAAGCAGATGGAACAGGTGGCTCAATTCTTGAAGGCAGCTGAGGATTATGGAGTCATCAAGACTGACATGTTCCAGACTGTTGACCTCTTTGAAG GTAAGGATATGGCAGCAGTGCAGAGGACTCTAATGGCTTTGGGCAGTTTGGCTGTGACCAAAAACGATGGAAACTACCGTGGAGATCCCAACTGGTTTATGAA GAAAGCCCAGGAGCATAAGAGGGACTTCACAGACAGTCAACTGCAGGAGGGGAAGCACGTTATTGGCCTTCAAATGGGCAGCAACCGAGGAGCCTCGCAGGCTGGCATGACAGGCTATGGGCGACCCCGGCAGATCATCAGTTAG